TCACCGCCAAGAACCCCCTTGCGAGCATCCACGCTCACGTGGAAGTTCGGGCCTCCGGCGCGGTCTCGGTCGGTGAGCATCGCCGGAATCGAGAGCTCGTCGAGCCGGGTCTGCATCATCGCCACGCACAGGGTACCCCGGGCGTGCATCAGCAGGAAGTTGATGTGTTCGGCATCGGCAAAGCGCGCGGCGAAGATAAGGTCGCCGCTGTTGCGCTCACCGGCATCGTCGACGACGATCAGGTACTCGCCACGACCAATCGCCTCGACGGCCTCTGCAGTTGTGATCGGGTCTGTCGGCATAGGACGTCCGTGCCTTTGTGTGGCCCTGCGACAGGTATCGGCTCCGGCCCCTCAGGAGCCGGTTACAGGTAGCCGTGTTGCTTCAGGAAATCCTCGGTGATGCCCTGCTTGCGCTCGGTCAGCGCACCCAGCATCCGGTGCACATACTTGGCCAGGACATCGGTCTCAAGGTTAACGTCCTCGCCCGGACGCAGGTTTCCAAAGGTGGTATGCGCCACGGTGTGCGGGATGATCGCGACCTCGAAGTAGTCGCTCCCGCAGGCGGTAACGGTCAGGCTGATGCCGTCCATGGCGATGCTGCCCTTCTCGACGACGAAGGGGCTCAGGCTCTCGGGCAGCGAGAACCGCCAGCGGGTCGTCTGACCCTCCGGTATGGAGGACAGGACCGTGCCGACGCCGTCGACGTGGCCCTGGACGAAGTGCCCGCCCAGTCGTGAGGAGGCGCTCAGCGCTCGCTCGAGGTTGGCCCGTTTCCCGGCTCGCCAGCCCGAGAGCGTTGTCCGTGACAGCGTCTCCGAGCCCGCATGGGCCGTGAAGTGAGTGCTCCCGAGCGCAACGACGGTCAGGCAGCAGCCGTTCACGGCGATGCTGTCGCCGACCTGCGTGCCCTCCAGAACGGTGCGGGCCTCGAGCGTGATATCCGCACCGAGGGTGACCGGAGTCACCGAGCGCACCGATCCGACTTCCTCAACTAGTCCTGTGAACATGGGTAGGCGTCAACCCTGAGGTCGTCTCCCACGCGCGCCACGGCGGTGATGGACAGCGGTCGAGCACCGGCCATGCGCTCAGGCCCAGGCCCTGCAAAGACCGGAATACCGTCGCCGCCCAACACCTTCGGCGCGTAGAAGAGGACGAGCTTGTGAACCAGATTCTCGGCAAGGGCTGCAGCGGCCAGAGTGCCTCCGCCCTCCAGCAACACACTCATCCGCCCCTGTGCGCCCAGATGATCCATGAGCGCACCCAGGGGCACCCGCACGGGCTCACCGACTGCGGTCGGCATCGGCTCCAGCACCAGCACCTCGGCACCGGCCTTCCGAAGGGCCTCGATGCGTTCCGGTGCGGCCTGACTGGTGACGGCAATCAGGCAACCGGCTTCGCTCTCA
The sequence above is a segment of the Armatimonadia bacterium genome. Coding sequences within it:
- a CDS encoding riboflavin synthase, which produces MFTGLVEEVGSVRSVTPVTLGADITLEARTVLEGTQVGDSIAVNGCCLTVVALGSTHFTAHAGSETLSRTTLSGWRAGKRANLERALSASSRLGGHFVQGHVDGVGTVLSSIPEGQTTRWRFSLPESLSPFVVEKGSIAMDGISLTVTACGSDYFEVAIIPHTVAHTTFGNLRPGEDVNLETDVLAKYVHRMLGALTERKQGITEDFLKQHGYL